A region of Mugil cephalus isolate CIBA_MC_2020 chromosome 3, CIBA_Mcephalus_1.1, whole genome shotgun sequence DNA encodes the following proteins:
- the LOC125005675 gene encoding mucin-17-like isoform X1 has product MLMEVSYSNGLEPDLSQQYPPPLLPKPGKDNARLQKLKKKRAKKKGSLSQTPIPFRSCLSPVNEASTDLEHSDQSSPPRTPDSAYIADSSVPSFPFGSLYDHPASAFPQPQSKPCGQTGGFSPQSYAAQIRTYEEQVAPLYECSSFLFDDATPFMIPPLTSPPRSPPERVTAPPPPSVLNLNMAPNSHGAVTTVPPVPVLQSSPKISTHSLTLSPAAPNGGPGLAPSQVADLPPVPMLLSVSNTQPFISSQRETNGGSKDNPQSQTSSWIAKPTSNGSFVPSHMPSEVTASKISLVDAVKETRPEAAQTRIYTSKATFYEISKPPSIQDITVTNPSDQGTLLPAELREKTGVSVMKTDTLSAPRSQCGRPKTPSCTPARVSTPIFEMSKPNPLLFAATPVFNSSHEKPAPAISNEAPKEKLAIQPNPISKAPATTNEWKQTDMNHSFSTEQAASNYKEKEIQNTRRSTLNLSFANTELYPREIMTESGFFVGKPAVTEPQNTLQQPTDQATEKELSSLPKVPYFLSVPKTFNPTVISLQSQPSPSPAISPHRPPVVEARKSLSSLLETQMSLATSKPKSRSTYYGLTPAEYVAYGGIRTLASHQNTVPTMVNETSSHKTLSDIPADGSHVSKLEKQLNGHEDPTSLANSLQHVSPPKESELPAVRTATRSKSIFDESEFEAHSIGIKSPNSSNVDVIKAEHPLALAEKTIQQPTSDVSTTKASYSEAPIPVPKAGEVHTATPCLTDRSGLLSSSPPLVKDLNTGTQQEFNKNCSGKASATNTTEQTGQIEIPQIQNLQPSGGVSPSIATAKPVKNHQNLVVQPPATQLEPKFTKNGGINGAPILGIQQSTKVVSETPVLRQLATEAILHKQREELMHQIKTSSEVILPNKTNTGNILPSMAANMEPNKTNAGPQLSNTFSNEPVIPTTPSMLPHKPVMASVCPAQFGICTVSSPEQSTKFTKPPRAETQVYRHNQTVENKVHLPPSSVPNIPAINTILPCKPTTETKLPTQQVTATRSPNISDIKVPSEANSLNSPTKVQQKLTNGSENIFVKAQTSIASSGQGNVVQGASFYTRSAGEYSQANKATLSTKDTVMFSQANTEAKILAHINTDNNRCSSLTAQKGVNSQLITETVGLLTGKIPLEHLPITSVTAENLQTKRVIETNPTSNLTSNSNPLSNEAKISNKPAPNQLRSFTDPVSPSGVAIQHKPAPSNKVYLGDNVQNIPVAEIKVPNKPLPITASPTLSSKPTFNATEVSKPTIPSSPTMRHVTPKSPQMKPQRPESRPVMTPTVNTNSGFGSADGKLFTSPPVEKRPSGTLGHQITTKTTVKEQSSFIQTILDSKPMMSPPTKIKQSITSKTETIASITTGYTTANTSGIRMDRKTTQAARSSQITLNGVQSSVNSMSSQILVQQFSSVNETNAVNPQPLSPVGLNIQPVTNIQPLSEAIRDVKAPNSPPTATKPWTRTRSSPLPEPRVCTPRQTYTPTIPQASQTPVPLNPLTGTNPSLVAVKDQMTHFLTNAPTSAVQPSPKSIMENIPKQEIKPPPSKEALVPEVKTHPQMQHIKTNLASNSGKEEKLSSLSTKASSPTETGPVSTNRKAPVKQVEPRPSSAAVEAKPSAVKTESLKSLPGLIQVSSNVQPPPQQPVENISPAKPTTDTVMKPSIVKAAVIDSATPASLPQASVSVKAPSSNRGTSPPSQQKTGLKDKDLQMTKTSAAPMEVPAIEPSTKSATSTASSTDGKKSITAESSSSSTELKSAKTPKGLKGKLSGWTRLKKHMVVEPDEPTFPEVKPKADPSVDNEKSNQVTTEASTNDQPANQEVAGPVALKMWDALLFQMFSTKEKIMHQLNTAKKDSDKKKPSNDKQGELPSFVNRLPVLLYSPRFDARKLKEAAEKPLTKIAAVFERGLIKRKCQEDEPKDFNRTARGFGSVKNTEEENDK; this is encoded by the coding sequence tcctccctctgttctcAATTTAAACATGGCACCAAATTCCCATGGGGCAGTCACAACAGTCCCTCCAGTCCCTGTGTTGCAGTCAAGCCCTAAAATATCAACCCACAGTCTGACCCTATCCCCAGCTGCCCCCAATGGTGGCCCAGGCCTGGCACCTTCTCAGGTTGCAGACCTACCCCCTGTTCCCATGTTGCTATCGGTTTCAAACACTCAACCTTTTATTTCCAGCCAGAGGGAGACAAACGGCGGTTCAAAGGACAACCCTCAGAGCCAGACATCATCGTGGATTGCCAAGCCAACCAGTAATGGCAGCTTTGTTCCAAGTCACATGCCCTCTGAGGTAACCGCCTCAAAAATATCACTTGTTGATGCAGTGAAAGAGACGAGgcctgaagcagcacaaactaGGATTTACACATCAAAAGCAACGTTTTATGAGATCTCTAAACCTCCGTCTATCCAGGACATCACAGTAACTAATCCATCTGACCAGGGAACACTTTTACCTGCAGAGTTGAGGGAGAAAACTGGTGTGTCCGTGATGAAAACTGACACATTGTCTGCACCCAGGTCCCAGTGTGGAAGGCCCAAGACACCCTCTTGTACACCAGCTCGAGTATCCACACCCatttttgaaatgtcaaaaccAAACCCGCTTTTATTTGCTGCAACTCCAGTTTTCAACTCCTCACACGAAAAACCAGCACCTGCTATTTCCAACGAGGCTCCAAAAGAGAAACTAGCAATTCAACCCAATCCCATAAGCAAAGCTCCAGCCACCACAAACGAGTGGAAGCAGACTGATATGAATCACTCATTTTCCACCGAACAAGCAGCCagcaattacaaagaaaaagagatccAAAATACACGAAGAAGTACATTGAATTTAAGCTTTGCCAATACTGAGCTATACCCCAGAGAGATTATGACTGAATCTGGCTTCTTTGTGGGCAAACCAGCAGTAACAGAACCACAAAACACCCTTCAACAACCAACAGACCAAGCAACAGAAAAGGAACTTTCATCTTTGCCAAAGGTCCCGTATTTTCTTTCTGTACCAAAGACTTTCAACCCCACTGTAATATCTTTGCAATCACAACCAAGCCCAAGCCCTGCAATCTCCCCCCATCGTCCTCCCGTGGTCGAGGCTCGCAAGTCTCTGTCATCACTTCTGGAGACTCAGATGTCATTAGCGACCTCAAAGCCCAAATCAAGGTCGACGTATTACGGGCTTACACCAGCTGAGTATGTTGCCTATGGTGGAATTAGGACTCTCGCATCACATCAAAACACTGTACCCACTATGGTTAATGAAACATCATCACATAAAACACTCTCAGACATACCTGCAGATGGATCGCATGTCTCAAAGCTTGAGAAACAGCTCAACGGACATGAGGATCCAACCTCTTTGGCCAACAGTTTACAACATGTGTCGCCTCCAAAGGAATCAGAACTTCCAGCTGTACGGACTGCCACGCGTAGTAAAAGCATCTTTGATGAAAGTGAGTTTGAAGCTCACAGTATTGGAATAAAATCACCTAACTCATCTAATGTGGACGTAATAAAAGCTGAACATCCCCTTGCCTTGGCAGAGAAAACAATTCAACAACCCACAAGTGATGTATCCACAACAAAAGCCTCATACTCAGAGGCTCCAATACCAGTACCTAAAGCAGGTGAGGTACACACAGCGACCCCATGCCTGACTGATAGAAGTGGTCTGTTGAGTTCTTCCCCCCCTTTAGTGAAAGATTTGAATACAGGAACACAGCAAGAGTTTAATAAAAACTGTTCAGGGAAAGCCAGTGCTACAAATACAACAGAACAGACAGGACAGATAGAAATACCTCAAATCCAGAATTTGCAACCTTCTGGTGGAGTCAGTCCATCGATAGCCACTGCCAAGCCTGTTAAAAACCATCAAAATCTGGTTGTTCAGCCTCCTGCCACACAATTAGAGCCCAAATTCACAAAGAATGGTGGTATAAATGGTGCACCTATCTTAGGAATTCAACAATCCACCAAAGTAGTTTCAGAAACCCCAGTACTGAGGCAACTGGCTACTGAAGCCATCTTACACAAACAAAGGGAAGAGCTCATGCACCAAATCAAAACTAGCAGTGAGGTTATTCTGCCCAATAAGACAAACACAGGGAACATTTTGCCTTCTATGGCAGCTAATATGGAACCTAACAAAACAAACGCTGGCCCCCAGTtatcaaatacattttcaaatgaaCCAGTCATCCCTACCACACCCTCGATGTTGCCTCACAAGCCTGTCATGGCATCCGTATGTCCTGCACAGTTTGGTATCTGCACAGTATCCTCACCTGAGCAAAGCACCAAATTCACGAAACCACCCAGAGCAGAAACTCAAGTTTACAGACATAATCAAACTGTAGAAAACAAGGTCCATTTACCTCCATCAAGTGTACCCAATATACCTGCTATAAATACTATCTTGCCATGTAAACCTACTACAGAGACTAAACTACCTACCCAACAAGTTACTGCTACCAGATCACCTAATATTTCAGACATTAAGGTTCCTTCAGAGGCAAACTCATTGAATTCTCCGACAAAAGTGCAACAGAAGTTAACCAATGGTAGTGAGAACATATTTGTAAAAGCACAGACTAGCATAGCATCCAGTGGCCAAGGAAATGTTGTTCAAGGTGCAAGTTTCTACACAAGATCTGCAGGAGAATATTCACAAGCAAATAAAGCCACTCTTAGCACCAAAGATACAGTGATGTTTAGCCAAGCAAATACAGAAGCCAAAATCCTTGCACATATTAATACTGACAATAACAGATGCAGCAGCCTGACAGCACAAAAAGGAGTGAATTCACAACTCATCACTGAGACAGTGGGTTTACTGACAGGAAAAATACCACTGGAGCATCTTCCCATTACATCTGTCACAGCAGAAAATCTTCAAACAAAACGTGTTATTGAAACAAATCCAACTTCTAATCTTACTTCTAATTCAAACCCGCTTAGCAATGAAGCCAAAATATCCAACAAACCAGCTCCAAACCAGCTGAGGTCTTTCACAGACCCGGTTTCACCAAGCGGTGTAGCTATCCAACACAAACCTGCACCATCAAACAAGGTCTACCTGGGTGATAATGTTCAAAATATTCCTGTTGCTGAAATCAAAGTCCCCAACAAGCCTCTACCAATAACAGCAAGCCCAACACTGAGCAGTAAACCAACATTTAATGCTACTGAAGTCAGTAAACCTACCATCCCCTCTAGCCCCACGATGAGGCACGTAACACCAAAAAGTCCTCAGATGAAACCACAGCGACCTGAGAGTCGACCTGTAATGACACCAACCGTGAATACAAATTCAGGTTTTGGCTCTGCTGATGGTAAATTGTTCACTAGTCCCCCTGTTGAGAAGAGACCATCTGGAACATTGGGACACCAAATTACCACTAAAACCACAGTAAAAGAACaatcttcattcattcagacgATTTTAGATAGTAAACCCATGATGAGTCCacctaccaaaataaaacaatccatAACATCTAAGACAGAGACAATAGCTTCCATTACCACTGGTTATACCACAGCTAACACATCTGGTATCCGCATGGACAGGAAGACCACACAAGCAGCCAGGTCAAGTCAAATCACTTTAAATGGAGTTCAATCGTCTGTCAATTCAATGAGCTCTCAGATCTTAGTTCAACAGTTTAGTTCTGTTAATGAAACAAACGCTGTGAATCCCCAACCCCTCTCTCCAGTTGGTTTAAATATCCAACCTGTTACAAATATTCAGCCTCTCAGTGAAGCCATCAGAGATGTTAAAGCCCCAAATAGTCCTCCAACAGCAACCAAACCTTGGACTAGAACCAGATCTTCCCCTCTACCAGAGCCAAGAGTGTGCACACCTAGACAAACCTACACTCCAACCATACCTCAGGCCTCTCAAACCCCTGTCCCCTTAAACCCCTTGACAGGAACAAACCCCTCGTTGGTCGCTGTGAAAGACCAGATGACCCATTTTCTAACTAATGCACCTACTAGTGCTGTTCAGCCATCTCCTAAATCAATCATGGAAAATATCCctaaacaagaaataaaaccaccACCATCTAAGGAGGCTTTAGTTCCTGAGGTAAAGACACATCCCCAAatgcaacacataaaaacaaacctagCATCAAATTCTGGTAAAGAGGAAAAACTGTCTTCACTCAGCACCAAAGCTAGCTCTCCCACCGAAACTGGTCCTGTTTCAACAAATAGGAAAGCCCCTGTTAAGCAGGTAGAGCCAAGACCTTCCTCTGCCGCTGTAGAAGCAAAACCCTCAGCTGTAAAAACAGAATCCCTAAAGTCTCTCCCCGGCCTGATCCAGGTTAGCAGTAATGTTCAGCCTCCGCCACAGCAACCGGTAGAGAACATTTCCCCTGCAAAACCAACAACAGATACTGTCATGAAACCATCCATAGTTAAAGCCGCTGTGATTGACTCTGCCACTCCTGCCTCTCTGCCTCAGGCCTCAGTCTCAGTCAAAGCTCCATCATCAAACAGAGGAACGTCACCGCCATCTCAGCAAAAAACTGGACTCAAAGACAAGGACCTTCAGATGACCAAAACTTCAGCTGCACCGATGGAGGTCCCGGCGATCGAACCCTCCACGAAGTCAGCGACATCAACTGCATCTTCAACTGATGGGAAGAAGTCCATCACGGCGGAATCGTCCTCTTCATCCACTGAGCTCAAGTCGGCCAAGACACCGAAAGGCCTGAAAGGGAAACTCAGTGGGTGGACACGGCTGAAGAAGCACATGGTCGTGGAGCCAGACGAACCCACATTTCCAGAGGTCAAACCTAAGGCTGATCCCAGTGTCGACAATgagaaatcaaatcaagtcaCTACTGAGGCGTCTACAAATGACCAACCTGCCAATCAGGAGGTGGCTGGTCCTGTGGCGTTGAAGATGTGGGACGCACTCCTGTTTCAGATGTTCTCCACGAAAGAGAAAATCATGCACCAGCTCAATACCGCCAAGAAAGACTCGGACAAGAAGAAGCCCTCTAATGACAAGCAGGGGGAATTACCTTCCTTCGTCAACCGCCTGCCAGTTTTACTGTACAGCCCTCGCTTCGATGCCCGGAAGTTGAAAGAAGCGGCAGAGAAGCCGCTCACGAAAATAGCAGCAGTGTTTGAAAGGGGGCTAATAAAGCGTAAATGTCAGGAGGACGAGCCTAAGGACTTCAACAGAACAGCCAGAGGATTTGGTTCAGTGAAAAATACTGAAGAAGAGAATGATAAGTGA
- the LOC125005676 gene encoding lymphocyte-specific protein 1-like produces MSEPIRRRSSSRQLLQNLIRVTAQRSQEDAEEVERERRRRAREKQRGEGSPSWPEPPQHSNNTHNTESDEELKPRCCLVLDEDEGFSDWSHRLEKDESRAGRQRPSAPPPDPEEEKRREYKEEQEERGEPELSGRSEEVSARAPGKTSSIKKEARASYSSSVFLAQDARLQHVTGRPVDRTSYLAAGTMKPRTSGGACRVDGDVEQVMQREERQEVQSAVQKEWRSVETEQRHREEEDEEEEELSFTHEEKDDFPMRTVQRHGEGVEHMQEEEEVQDKRSVRRQDRRREEEEEEEEEARGTSAASLISGGEGEESLNCYGPMSPTFKKLLIQFYPDEANSRVSPDGKCKITERTESLRRSTSSIKKMLPPVPVSKIDKKLEQYTHALEVSAKESRSGCQVLTDLTSPTEPVASKKNLFEAREAFNQNASSVMSSKDADALKVGVADLINQWVKGSDDGSRCSSPSKPAEIKPGGVLNKKNLWESLGDTISPGKEGKESSGSKRYKFVVAGHGKYEKVSVDDCGEDVNCQSAGQFYEDL; encoded by the exons GGTGACGGCGCAGCGGAGCCAGGAGGAcgctgaggaggtggagagggagcGGCGGAGGAGAGCCAGGGAGAagcagaggggagaggggagccCGTCCTGGCCAGAACCCCCGCAACACAGCaacaatacacacaacacaga GTCCGACGAGGAGCTGAAGCCTCGCTGCTGCTTGGTTCTGGACGAGGACGAAGGCTTCAGCGACTGGAGCCACAGGCTGGAAAAGGATGAGAGCAGGGCCGGACGGCAGAGGCCCTCAGCACCCCCGCCCGACCCCGAGGAGGAGAAACGACGGGAGtacaaagaggagcaggaggagagaggagagccgGAGCTAAGCGGTCGGTCTGAGGAAGTTTCAGCGAGAGCTCCAGGGAAG ACATCCAGCATTAAAAAGGAAGCCAGGGCATCTTACAGCTCGTCAGTGTTCCTGGCTCAGGACGCCAGGCTGCAGCACGTCACAGGCCGACCAGTGGACAGGACGTCCTACCTGGCTGCAGGGACGATGAAGCCACGGACAAG TGGAGGAGCCTGCAGAGTGGATGGCGATGTGGAGCAGGTGATGCAGAGGGAGGAAAGGCAAGAGGTGCAGTCAGCTGTGCAGAAGGAGTGGAGGTCAGTCGAGACCGAACAGAGGCAtcgagaggaagaggatgaggaggaagaggaactgaGCTTCACACATGAAGAGAAGGACGATTTCCCCATGAGGACGGTGCAAAGACACGGGGAGGGAGTGGAGCacatgcaggaggaggaggaggtgcaagACAAG AGGTCAGTGCGGAGGcaggacaggaggagggaggaggaggaggaggaggaggaggaggcgagagGAACCTCTGCTGCTTCCCTCATCAGCGGCGGCGAAGGCGAGGAGTCGCTGAACTGCTACGGTCCCATGAGCCCCACGTTCAAG AAACTCCTCATACAGTTCTACCCG GACGAAGCAAACAGCCGAGTTTCACCAGACGGGAAATGCAAA atcacagagagaacagagtctCTGAGAAGAAG CACCAGCAGCATAAAGAAGATGCTGCCTCCAGTTCCTGTCTCCAAGATTGACAAGAAGCTGGAACAGTACACACATGCTCTCGAg GTCTCTGCGAAGGAAAGCAGGTCCGGCTGTCAGGTGCTGACAGACTTGACGAGTCCCACAGAACCAGTCGCATCCAAGAAGAACCTGTTTGAGGCCCGAGAAGCATTTAACCAAAACGCTTCATCCGTCATGTCGTCTAAG gATGCAGATGCTTTAAAAGTCGGTGTGGCTGATCTCATCAACCAGTGGGTGAAAGGAAGTGACGATGGCAGCAGGTGCAGCTCGCCCTCCAAACCAGCA GAAATAAAACCCGGCGGTGTCTTAAACAAGAAGAATTTGTGGGAGAGTCTCGGTGACACAATATCTCctggaaaagaaggaaag GAGAGCTCTGGCAGTAAAAGATATAAGTTTGTGGTGGCGGGTCATGGCAAGTATGAGAAGGTTTCTGTTGACGACTGCGGTGAAGACGTAAACTGCCAGTCAG